In the Parus major isolate Abel chromosome 4A, Parus_major1.1, whole genome shotgun sequence genome, one interval contains:
- the RPL39 gene encoding 60S ribosomal protein L39, whose protein sequence is MSSHKTFKIKRFLAKKQKQNRPIPQWIRMKTGNKIRYNSKRRHWRRTKLGL, encoded by the exons ATG TCGTCGCACAAGACGTTCAAGATCAAACGCTTCCTCGccaagaagcagaagcagaaccGGCCCATCCCGCAGTGGATTCGTATGAAAACCGGCAATAAGATCAG GTACAACTCCAAAAGGAGACACTGGAGGAGGACCAAACTGGGCTTGTAA